One stretch of Acropora muricata isolate sample 2 chromosome 12, ASM3666990v1, whole genome shotgun sequence DNA includes these proteins:
- the LOC136893052 gene encoding A disintegrin and metalloproteinase with thrombospondin motifs adt-1-like isoform X4, with protein sequence MISKLRVLVVVLLAVSSTATEERTTCPVLDKTQVFNSCNPRIEHVCTTDANCWSGTKCCPSASDGGCSLHCVTPRYLEECPIPIDFAMIVDASGSISRRNFAKLLEFIEKMLDGFDISEKGTHIAIVEYSTKPTVQIKFNEFSGAYLNAANLKRKIRRIRQSRGFTFIDKALRMASTEIFAEENGMRPNVTKVALVMTDGKQTVRNDTILSSDILSAAVQPLKDKNVKVISLGIGKNTNLFDLMTIASSSDDVYLAENFAVLKGLVANLTQNKCPVNGNWSEWGEYSLCSVSCGGGVQARYRECDNPLPAYGGKDCVGESEEIRPCNQFPCPVDGGWASWKPWSTCPVTCGGGVQSRSRTCTKPPPTHGGEDCQGDGLMTRSCNENPCPVNGNWTEWKPWSRCSVTCGGGRQSRSRTCTNPPPQHGGKECSGVKEEARTCNDFPCPIDGKWTTWKAWEQCSLTCGGGIQKSYRTCTNPEPAFGGADCEGDNERSRTCNENPCPVDGRWTDWKAWSQCSVTCGGGTRNRSRTCTNPPPQHGGKECSGSEEEMQSCNEFPCPIDGKYSEWKPWQPCSVTCGGGVQKSYRTCTNPAPAFGGADCEGISEQSRRCNENGCPVNGKWSEWGPFTSCTVLCGGGTRSRSRTCTNPPAAFGGKECVGNSQDVQSCNEFPCQIPGGLTSWGVWSVCSASCGSGTKKRLRSCTNPPPANGGEDCIERREEFQSCNEEPCPVDGNWAEWRPWRPCSVTCGGGSQDRTRACANPRPAFGGANCEGKSKEYRQCNRNPCPVNGRWTTWRSWGSCSKTCGRGLQSRTRSCFPPPLHGGKDCIGRNREVRTCNLRPCPVHGNWSAWRPWSPCSQSCSGGTQTRYRSCNNPRPAYGGDPCPGARIETRMCNQDRPCPVRGGWAVWGRWDACSVTCGRGIRRRFRTCTRPPPSNGGASCSGESRQNYLCYRGSCPVDGQWSVWERWSRCSRTCNGGTKRRYRSCSRPRPSNGGKPCPGKDQEEMSCNTNPCAVDGNWGPWKQWSSCSITCGGRGRRTRTRECNSPPPSNGGRTCRGQGSSEAPCYTRPCGVQCNIPMDFAILVDSSGSISRRNFRLLKRFVRSVVRSFEVSEDHTHIAIIEYSTKASVQLKFNDLTGPYLSKEAVESVVNRIPHTRGFTYIDRALKKADEEVFTYDAAMRNYAKKVALVITDGEQSKKDDSKLSVDQILAQAAQPLKDKGVRVIALGIGKKVNMENLETIASDKRLVFKASSFHSLLRIVTSLKKGTCLVTEAGYRYPGYRS encoded by the exons atgATTTCAAAACTTCGTGTTTTGGTCGTAGTTTTACTAGCGGTTTCATCAACTGCCACTGAAG AGAGAACAACCTGTCCCGTACTTGATAAAACGCAAGTTTTTAATAGCTGCAACCCACGGATTGAACATGTGTGTACAACCGACGCAAATTGCTGGTCGGGGACAAAATGCTGTCCTAGTGCTTCGGATGGCGGATGCTCTCTTCATTGTGTAACACCCCGCTACCTAG AGGAGTGCCCGATTCCCATCGACTTTGCGATGATTGTAGATGCATCAGGGAGCATTAGCAGAAGAAATTTTGCCAAACTACTGGAATTCATAGAGAAAATGTTGGACGGTTTTGATATATCAGAGAAGGGAACACATATAGCCATCGTTGAATACAGTACAAAGCCTACTGTGCAAATTAAGTTTAATGAATTTTCTGGAGCATACCTAAATGCAGCTAACCTGAAAAGGAAGATTCGTAGGATAAGGCAAAGTCGGGGATTTACTTTCATAGACAAGGCCTTACGGATGGCTAGCACAGAGATCTTTGCTGAAGAGAATGGAATGAGGCCAAATGTTACAAAG GTTGCCCTAGTAATGACCGATGGTAAACAGACAGTACGAAACGATACTATTTTGTCTTCAGATATCCTAAGTGCTGCTGTTCAGCCTTTAAAGGACAAGAATGTCAAGGTGATCTCGCTTGGTATCGGAAAAAATACAAACCTGTTCGATCTTATGACCATCGCCTCCTCGAGTGATGACGTGTATTTGGCGGAGAATTTTGCTGTTCTAAAAGGACTTGTGGCAAATTTGACCCAGAATAAATGTCCAG TGAATGGTAACTGGTCGGAATGGGGCGAGTACTCATTGTGTTCAGTGTCCTGTGGGGGAGGAGTTCAGGCTCGATATCGGGAATGTGACAACCCGCTCCCGGCATATGGCGGCAAAGACTGTGTAGGAGAGAGTGAAGAAATCCGGCCTTGCAACCAATTTCCATGCCCAG TTGATGGAGGCTGGGCCAGTTGGAAGCCTTGGAGTACCTGCCCTGTGACCTGCGGGGGAGGAGTCCAAAGTCGAAGCAGAACTTGTACCAAACCACCGCCAACCCATGGGGGGGAAGATTGTCAAGGAGATGGTTTGATGACGCGCTCGTGCAACGAAAATCCTTGTCCAG TTAATGGGAACTGGACCGAATGGAAGCCTTGGTCGCGATGCAGTGTCACGTGTGGCGGTGGACGACAGTCGCGGTCCAGAACTTGCACCAACCCCCCTCCGCAACATGGCGGCAAAGAATGCAGCGGAGTTAAAGAAGAAGCTCGAACTTGCAATGATTTTCCATGCCCAA TTGATGGCAAGTGGACGACGTGGAAGGCTTGGGAACAGTGTTCACTCACGTGTGGTGGTGGAATACAAAAGTCATATCGCACGTGTACCAATCCTGAGCCCGCGTTCGGAGGAGCTGACTGCGAGGGAGACAACGAGAGGTCCCGAACATGCAACGAAAATCCATGTCCCG TTGATGGAAGGTGGACCGATTGGAAGGCGTGGTCGCAATGCAGTGTCACGTGTGGTGGTGGAACTCGAAACCGATCTCGAACTTGCACCAATCCTCCTCCACAACATGGCGGCAAAGAATGCAGTGGATCAGAGGAGGAAATGCAATCTTGCAACGAGTTTCCATGCCCAA TTGATGGCAAATACAGCGAGTGGAAACCTTGGCAACCCTGTTCTGTGACATGTGGTGGTGGTGTGCAAAAGTCTTATCGTACATGTACAAATCCTGCCCCCGCGTTCGGAGGAGCGGACTGCGAAGGGATCAGCGAGCAGTCTCGAAGATGCAACGAAAATGGATGCCCCG tgAACGGAAAGTGGTCCGAATGGGGCCCTTTTACCTCCTGCACGGTGCTCTGTGGAGGTGGAACAAGAAGTCGATCGAGAACCTGTACCAATCCACCGGCGGCGTTTGGCGGGAAGGAGTGTGTGGGAAACAGCCAAGACGTACAGTCGTGCAACGAGTTTCCGTGTCAAA TTCCTGGAGGGCTGACATCATGGGGTGTCTGGAGCGTATGCTCGGCTTCTTGTGGAAGTGGAACAAAGAAAAGATTACGATCCTGCACCAACCCTCCCCCGGCCAATGGTGGGGAGGACTGCATAGAACGAAGGGAAGAGTTCCAATCATGCAATGAAGAGCCTTGCCCAG TGGATGGAAACTGGGCAGAATGGAGACCATGGCGCCCGTGTTCCGTGACATGTGGAGGTGGCTCTCAAGATCGCACTCGTGCTTGCGCGAATCCACGACCAGCCTTCGGTGGAGCAAACTGTGAAGGGAAAAGCAAGGAATATCGACAATGCAATAGAAATCCTTGTCCAG TTAATGGCAGGTGGACAACATGGAGGTCATGGGGTTCGTGCAGCAAGACTTGTGGACGGGGACTCCAATCTAGGACACGGAGCTGCTTTCCTCCACCTCTTCATGGAGGCAAAGATTGTATTGGCAGGAACAGGGAAGTACGGACATGCAATCTAAGACCATGCCCAG TTCACGGCAACTGGAGTGCATGGAGACCTTGGAGTCCCTGTTCACAATCGTGTAGTGGAGGAACCCAAACGAGATATCGATCCTGTAATAATCCCCGGCCTGCTTATGGTGGAGACCCTTGCCCTGGAGCAAGAATTGAAACACGAATGTGCAACCAGGATCGCCCCTGTCCAG TTCGTGGTGGTTGGGCTGTGTGGGGCCGTTGGGACGCATGCTCAGTAACTTGTGGGAGAGGAATACGGCGTAGGTTCAGGACATGCACCAGGCCCCCTCCTTCAAATGGCGGAGCTTCGTGTTCAGGGGAAAGTCGACAAAATTACCTCTGCTACCGCGGATCTTGTCCAG TGGATGGTCAGTGGTCGGTTTGGGAACGCTGGAGCCGATGCTCACGAACATGTAATGGAGGTACCAAGAGACGTTACAGAAGCTGCTCCCGCCCACGTCCCTCAAATGGCGGGAAACCCTGTCCTGGAAAGGACCAGGAAGAGATGAGTTGTAATACAAATCCATGTGCAG TGGACGGTAACTGGGGTCCCTGGAAGCAATGGAGCAGCTGTTCAATTACTTGCGGAGGGAGAGGGAGAAGAACACGGACGCGAGAATGCAACAGCCCCCCTCCATCAAACGGGGGAAGGACCTGTCGGGGACAAGGCTCATCCGAGGCGCCTTGCTACACCAGGCCTTGTGGAG TGCAGTGTAACATACCCATGGACTTTGCAATCCTGGTTGACAGCTCGGGGAGTATATCAAGGCGAAATTTCAGGCTCTTAAAGCGATTTGTGAGAAGTGTTGTGAGGAGCTTTGAAGTCTCTGAGGATCACACCCACATTGCAATCATCGAATACAGCACTAAGGCTTCTGTACAGCTTAAGTTCAATGACTTAACTGGTCCATATCTTAGCAAAGAAGCTGTGGAGAGCGTAGTCAACCGAATACCACATACCCGAGGCTTTACGTACATTGACAGAGCGCTAAAGAAAGCAGACGAGGAGGTGTTCACTTACGACGCTGCTATGAGGAATTACGCGAAAAAG GTTGCTCTTGTGATTACCGATGGAGAACAATCGAAGAAAGATGACTCTAAGCTGAGCGTGGACCAAATTTTAGCGCAGGCTGCCCAACCACTGAAAGACAAGGGAGTGCGAGTAATAGCTCTTGGAATTGGAAAGAAAGTGAACATGGAAAACTTAGAGACCATCGCCTCAGATAAACGGCTAGTTTTCAAAGCGAGCTCGTTTCATAGCCTGCTACGAATTGTGACAAGTTTGAAGAAAGGAACTTGCCtag ttacTGAGGCTGGTTACAGATATCCAGGTTACCGAAGCTAG
- the LOC136893052 gene encoding A disintegrin and metalloproteinase with thrombospondin motifs adt-1-like isoform X3 yields MISKLRVLVVVLLAVSSTATEERTTCPVLDKTQVFNSCNPRIEHVCTTDANCWSGTKCCPSASDGGCSLHCVTPRYLEECPIPIDFAMIVDASGSISRRNFAKLLEFIEKMLDGFDISEKGTHIAIVEYSTKPTVQIKFNEFSGAYLNAANLKRKIRRIRQSRGFTFIDKALRMASTEIFAEENGMRPNVTKVALVMTDGKQTVRNDTILSSDILSAAVQPLKDKNVKVISLGIGKNTNLFDLMTIASSSDDVYLAENFAVLKGLVANLTQNKCPVNGNWSEWGEYSLCSVSCGGGVQARYRECDNPLPAYGGKDCVGESEEIRPCNQFPCPVDGGWASWKPWSTCPVTCGGGVQSRSRTCTKPPPTHGGEDCQGDGLMTRSCNENPCPVNGNWTEWKPWSRCSVTCGGGRQSRSRTCTNPPPQHGGKECSGVKEEARTCNDFPCPIDGKWTTWKAWEQCSLTCGGGIQKSYRTCTNPEPAFGGADCEGDNERSRTCNENPCPVDGRWTDWKAWSQCSVTCGGGTRNRSRTCTNPPPQHGGKECSGSEEEMQSCNEFPCPIDGKYSEWKPWQPCSVTCGGGVQKSYRTCTNPAPAFGGADCEGISEQSRRCNENGCPVNGKWSEWGPFTSCTVLCGGGTRSRSRTCTNPPAAFGGKECVGNSQDVQSCNEFPCQIPGGLTSWGVWSVCSASCGSGTKKRLRSCTNPPPANGGEDCIERREEFQSCNEEPCPVDGRWSLWKPWGPCSLTCAGGVQRRTRTCNNPPPKYGGKNCEGNALQTQSCNRAPCPVDGNWAEWRPWRPCSVTCGGGSQDRTRACANPRPAFGGANCEGKSKEYRQCNRNPCPVNGRWTTWRSWGSCSKTCGRGLQSRTRSCFPPPLHGGKDCIGRNREVRTCNLRPCPVHGNWSAWRPWSPCSQSCSGGTQTRYRSCNNPRPAYGGDPCPGARIETRMCNQDRPCPVRGGWAVWGRWDACSVTCGRGIRRRFRTCTRPPPSNGGASCSGESRQNYLCYRGSCPVDGQWSVWERWSRCSRTCNGGTKRRYRSCSRPRPSNGGKPCPGKDQEEMSCNTNPCAVDGNWGPWKQWSSCSITCGGRGRRTRTRECNSPPPSNGGRTCRGQGSSEAPCYTRPCGVQCNIPMDFAILVDSSGSISRRNFRLLKRFVRSVVRSFEVSEDHTHIAIIEYSTKASVQLKFNDLTGPYLSKEAVESVVNRIPHTRGFTYIDRALKKADEEVFTYDAAMRNYAKKVALVITDGEQSKKDDSKLSVDQILAQAAQPLKDKGVRVIALGIGKKVNMENLETIASDKRLVFKASSFHSLLRIVTSLKKGTCLVTEAGYRYPGYRS; encoded by the exons atgATTTCAAAACTTCGTGTTTTGGTCGTAGTTTTACTAGCGGTTTCATCAACTGCCACTGAAG AGAGAACAACCTGTCCCGTACTTGATAAAACGCAAGTTTTTAATAGCTGCAACCCACGGATTGAACATGTGTGTACAACCGACGCAAATTGCTGGTCGGGGACAAAATGCTGTCCTAGTGCTTCGGATGGCGGATGCTCTCTTCATTGTGTAACACCCCGCTACCTAG AGGAGTGCCCGATTCCCATCGACTTTGCGATGATTGTAGATGCATCAGGGAGCATTAGCAGAAGAAATTTTGCCAAACTACTGGAATTCATAGAGAAAATGTTGGACGGTTTTGATATATCAGAGAAGGGAACACATATAGCCATCGTTGAATACAGTACAAAGCCTACTGTGCAAATTAAGTTTAATGAATTTTCTGGAGCATACCTAAATGCAGCTAACCTGAAAAGGAAGATTCGTAGGATAAGGCAAAGTCGGGGATTTACTTTCATAGACAAGGCCTTACGGATGGCTAGCACAGAGATCTTTGCTGAAGAGAATGGAATGAGGCCAAATGTTACAAAG GTTGCCCTAGTAATGACCGATGGTAAACAGACAGTACGAAACGATACTATTTTGTCTTCAGATATCCTAAGTGCTGCTGTTCAGCCTTTAAAGGACAAGAATGTCAAGGTGATCTCGCTTGGTATCGGAAAAAATACAAACCTGTTCGATCTTATGACCATCGCCTCCTCGAGTGATGACGTGTATTTGGCGGAGAATTTTGCTGTTCTAAAAGGACTTGTGGCAAATTTGACCCAGAATAAATGTCCAG TGAATGGTAACTGGTCGGAATGGGGCGAGTACTCATTGTGTTCAGTGTCCTGTGGGGGAGGAGTTCAGGCTCGATATCGGGAATGTGACAACCCGCTCCCGGCATATGGCGGCAAAGACTGTGTAGGAGAGAGTGAAGAAATCCGGCCTTGCAACCAATTTCCATGCCCAG TTGATGGAGGCTGGGCCAGTTGGAAGCCTTGGAGTACCTGCCCTGTGACCTGCGGGGGAGGAGTCCAAAGTCGAAGCAGAACTTGTACCAAACCACCGCCAACCCATGGGGGGGAAGATTGTCAAGGAGATGGTTTGATGACGCGCTCGTGCAACGAAAATCCTTGTCCAG TTAATGGGAACTGGACCGAATGGAAGCCTTGGTCGCGATGCAGTGTCACGTGTGGCGGTGGACGACAGTCGCGGTCCAGAACTTGCACCAACCCCCCTCCGCAACATGGCGGCAAAGAATGCAGCGGAGTTAAAGAAGAAGCTCGAACTTGCAATGATTTTCCATGCCCAA TTGATGGCAAGTGGACGACGTGGAAGGCTTGGGAACAGTGTTCACTCACGTGTGGTGGTGGAATACAAAAGTCATATCGCACGTGTACCAATCCTGAGCCCGCGTTCGGAGGAGCTGACTGCGAGGGAGACAACGAGAGGTCCCGAACATGCAACGAAAATCCATGTCCCG TTGATGGAAGGTGGACCGATTGGAAGGCGTGGTCGCAATGCAGTGTCACGTGTGGTGGTGGAACTCGAAACCGATCTCGAACTTGCACCAATCCTCCTCCACAACATGGCGGCAAAGAATGCAGTGGATCAGAGGAGGAAATGCAATCTTGCAACGAGTTTCCATGCCCAA TTGATGGCAAATACAGCGAGTGGAAACCTTGGCAACCCTGTTCTGTGACATGTGGTGGTGGTGTGCAAAAGTCTTATCGTACATGTACAAATCCTGCCCCCGCGTTCGGAGGAGCGGACTGCGAAGGGATCAGCGAGCAGTCTCGAAGATGCAACGAAAATGGATGCCCCG tgAACGGAAAGTGGTCCGAATGGGGCCCTTTTACCTCCTGCACGGTGCTCTGTGGAGGTGGAACAAGAAGTCGATCGAGAACCTGTACCAATCCACCGGCGGCGTTTGGCGGGAAGGAGTGTGTGGGAAACAGCCAAGACGTACAGTCGTGCAACGAGTTTCCGTGTCAAA TTCCTGGAGGGCTGACATCATGGGGTGTCTGGAGCGTATGCTCGGCTTCTTGTGGAAGTGGAACAAAGAAAAGATTACGATCCTGCACCAACCCTCCCCCGGCCAATGGTGGGGAGGACTGCATAGAACGAAGGGAAGAGTTCCAATCATGCAATGAAGAGCCTTGCCCAG TTGATGGCCGTTGGTCGCTTTGGAAACCGTGGGGTCCCTGCAGTCTGACCTGCGCAGGAGGTGTGCAGCGTAGAACCAGAACTTGCAACAATCCCCCTCCCAAGTATGGCGGAAAGAACTGTGAAGGAAATGCCCTACAGACGCAATCTTGCAACCGAGCTCCCTGCCCAG TGGATGGAAACTGGGCAGAATGGAGACCATGGCGCCCGTGTTCCGTGACATGTGGAGGTGGCTCTCAAGATCGCACTCGTGCTTGCGCGAATCCACGACCAGCCTTCGGTGGAGCAAACTGTGAAGGGAAAAGCAAGGAATATCGACAATGCAATAGAAATCCTTGTCCAG TTAATGGCAGGTGGACAACATGGAGGTCATGGGGTTCGTGCAGCAAGACTTGTGGACGGGGACTCCAATCTAGGACACGGAGCTGCTTTCCTCCACCTCTTCATGGAGGCAAAGATTGTATTGGCAGGAACAGGGAAGTACGGACATGCAATCTAAGACCATGCCCAG TTCACGGCAACTGGAGTGCATGGAGACCTTGGAGTCCCTGTTCACAATCGTGTAGTGGAGGAACCCAAACGAGATATCGATCCTGTAATAATCCCCGGCCTGCTTATGGTGGAGACCCTTGCCCTGGAGCAAGAATTGAAACACGAATGTGCAACCAGGATCGCCCCTGTCCAG TTCGTGGTGGTTGGGCTGTGTGGGGCCGTTGGGACGCATGCTCAGTAACTTGTGGGAGAGGAATACGGCGTAGGTTCAGGACATGCACCAGGCCCCCTCCTTCAAATGGCGGAGCTTCGTGTTCAGGGGAAAGTCGACAAAATTACCTCTGCTACCGCGGATCTTGTCCAG TGGATGGTCAGTGGTCGGTTTGGGAACGCTGGAGCCGATGCTCACGAACATGTAATGGAGGTACCAAGAGACGTTACAGAAGCTGCTCCCGCCCACGTCCCTCAAATGGCGGGAAACCCTGTCCTGGAAAGGACCAGGAAGAGATGAGTTGTAATACAAATCCATGTGCAG TGGACGGTAACTGGGGTCCCTGGAAGCAATGGAGCAGCTGTTCAATTACTTGCGGAGGGAGAGGGAGAAGAACACGGACGCGAGAATGCAACAGCCCCCCTCCATCAAACGGGGGAAGGACCTGTCGGGGACAAGGCTCATCCGAGGCGCCTTGCTACACCAGGCCTTGTGGAG TGCAGTGTAACATACCCATGGACTTTGCAATCCTGGTTGACAGCTCGGGGAGTATATCAAGGCGAAATTTCAGGCTCTTAAAGCGATTTGTGAGAAGTGTTGTGAGGAGCTTTGAAGTCTCTGAGGATCACACCCACATTGCAATCATCGAATACAGCACTAAGGCTTCTGTACAGCTTAAGTTCAATGACTTAACTGGTCCATATCTTAGCAAAGAAGCTGTGGAGAGCGTAGTCAACCGAATACCACATACCCGAGGCTTTACGTACATTGACAGAGCGCTAAAGAAAGCAGACGAGGAGGTGTTCACTTACGACGCTGCTATGAGGAATTACGCGAAAAAG GTTGCTCTTGTGATTACCGATGGAGAACAATCGAAGAAAGATGACTCTAAGCTGAGCGTGGACCAAATTTTAGCGCAGGCTGCCCAACCACTGAAAGACAAGGGAGTGCGAGTAATAGCTCTTGGAATTGGAAAGAAAGTGAACATGGAAAACTTAGAGACCATCGCCTCAGATAAACGGCTAGTTTTCAAAGCGAGCTCGTTTCATAGCCTGCTACGAATTGTGACAAGTTTGAAGAAAGGAACTTGCCtag ttacTGAGGCTGGTTACAGATATCCAGGTTACCGAAGCTAG